The following proteins come from a genomic window of Candidatus Francisella endociliophora:
- the htpG gene encoding molecular chaperone HtpG: MSEKKYTFETEVDKLLHLVIHSLYSNREIFLRELVSNSSDAIEKLRYESISNGALNEDDSDYAIKIDFDKDAKTITVSDNGIGMTEEEVIENLGTIAKSGTKKFLESLTGDKSKDNDLIGQFGVGFYSSFIVADKVTVRTRKAGQDKSQATKWISDAQNGFTIETITKEKRGTEITLHLKEDHLDLLDYHQLKGLVNKYSDCINTPIQMKKVEHDKDGKETIKDEYETVNNTKAIWLRSKDEVTDEEYQEFYKYISHDFADASMWIHNKVEGNLEYNSLLYIPENKPFDFWNRDKDYGLSLYVRRVFIMENKELLPPYLRFVKGVIDSADLPLNVSREILQHNKVIDKIRKATTSKVLGELKKLANKDAEKYQKFWDNFGQVLKEGISDDHSNKEKIAGLLRFATTESGDSKQTVSLADYISRMKEGQDTIYYITSDSHKAAANNPQLEAFKKKGIEVILMSDRIDEWMMSTLTEFDGKHMKSIIKGDIDLDKFESEENKEKFEKESKDFKKILEEVKESLKDKVEDVRLSKRLTDSPSCVVVNDYGMSLHMQKMMEEAGQSFMPGMGMKPILELNAEHHLVQKLKDEADTEVFGDISELLLMQAMFVEGAKIEDPMSFVKLVNKYIK, from the coding sequence ATGTCAGAAAAAAAATATACGTTTGAAACGGAAGTAGATAAACTACTTCATCTTGTAATTCATTCACTATATTCAAATCGCGAGATCTTCTTAAGAGAGCTTGTGTCAAATAGTTCAGATGCTATTGAGAAACTTAGGTATGAGAGCATCTCAAATGGAGCATTGAACGAAGATGATAGTGATTATGCAATTAAAATAGATTTTGATAAAGATGCCAAGACTATAACAGTTAGTGATAATGGTATTGGTATGACTGAGGAAGAAGTTATTGAAAACCTTGGTACTATCGCAAAATCTGGAACTAAGAAATTCTTAGAAAGCTTGACTGGTGATAAGAGTAAAGATAACGATCTTATTGGTCAGTTTGGTGTTGGTTTTTATTCTTCATTTATAGTTGCTGATAAAGTTACAGTTAGAACTAGAAAAGCAGGTCAAGATAAATCTCAAGCTACTAAGTGGATTTCTGATGCGCAAAATGGTTTTACAATAGAAACAATTACTAAAGAAAAACGCGGTACTGAGATAACTCTTCACCTGAAAGAAGATCATTTAGATTTATTAGACTACCATCAGTTAAAAGGTTTGGTTAATAAATATTCTGATTGTATCAATACTCCAATTCAAATGAAGAAAGTTGAGCATGATAAAGATGGTAAAGAAACAATCAAAGATGAGTATGAGACTGTAAACAATACTAAAGCTATTTGGTTAAGATCAAAAGATGAAGTAACTGATGAAGAATACCAAGAGTTTTATAAGTATATATCTCATGATTTTGCAGATGCTTCAATGTGGATACATAACAAAGTTGAGGGTAACCTTGAGTACAACAGCTTACTATATATCCCAGAGAATAAGCCTTTTGACTTTTGGAATAGAGATAAAGATTATGGTTTATCTTTATATGTACGTAGAGTATTTATTATGGAGAATAAGGAATTACTACCGCCATATTTAAGATTTGTTAAGGGTGTAATTGATTCTGCTGACTTACCACTAAATGTATCACGTGAAATATTACAGCATAATAAAGTAATTGATAAAATCAGAAAAGCGACAACTTCTAAGGTTCTTGGTGAACTTAAGAAGCTTGCTAATAAAGATGCAGAAAAATATCAAAAATTCTGGGATAACTTTGGTCAAGTGCTTAAAGAGGGTATATCTGACGATCACTCAAATAAAGAAAAAATTGCTGGTCTATTAAGATTTGCGACTACTGAAAGTGGTGATTCTAAGCAAACAGTTTCTTTAGCTGACTACATTTCGCGTATGAAAGAAGGTCAAGATACTATCTACTATATTACATCTGATAGTCATAAGGCTGCTGCTAATAACCCACAACTTGAAGCATTCAAGAAGAAAGGTATCGAAGTAATTCTTATGTCAGATCGTATCGATGAGTGGATGATGTCTACTTTGACTGAGTTTGATGGTAAGCATATGAAGTCTATTATCAAAGGTGATATCGATCTTGATAAGTTTGAGTCAGAAGAAAACAAAGAGAAATTTGAAAAAGAATCTAAAGATTTCAAAAAAATCTTAGAAGAAGTAAAAGAGTCTCTAAAAGATAAAGTTGAAGATGTACGTTTATCTAAACGTCTAACTGATTCTCCAAGCTGTGTGGTTGTAAATGACTATGGTATGAGCTTACACATGCAAAAGATGATGGAAGAGGCTGGACAGTCATTTATGCCTGGTATGGGTATGAAGCCTATATTAGAGCTTAATGCTGAGCATCATTTAGTACAAAAACTAAAAGATGAAGCTGATACAGAAGTGTTTGGTGATATTTCTGAGCTACTTCTTATGCAAGCAATGTTTGTTGAAGGCGCTAAAATAGAAGACCCTATGTCTTTTGTTAAGCTTGTAAATAAATATATTAAATAA
- the accD gene encoding acetyl-CoA carboxylase, carboxyltransferase subunit beta, which produces MSWLTRVIGRSLGVNAQKKDMPSGVWSQCPSCGVTLYSEELHNNKSVCPNCNYHYRISARHRLNIFFDRDSSKEHFANITPVDMLKFKDTKTYKDRLSQAQKKTEEQDALVVMEGTVKGFPVVAAAFNFMFLGGSMGSVVGEKFVRGVKLAMEKKVPFICFTASGGARMQESLYSLMQMTKTSAALQKLAEAKLPYLVVLTDPTTGGVSASLAMLGDVHLAEPKALIGFAGPRVIEQTVREKLPEGFQRSEFLVEKGMVDMIVDRRNLRSEVAKLIDKLMPNLTKINYSQSLEYKSEEEQQA; this is translated from the coding sequence ATGAGTTGGTTGACTAGAGTAATTGGTAGAAGTTTAGGTGTAAATGCACAGAAAAAAGATATGCCTTCAGGTGTTTGGAGTCAGTGTCCAAGCTGTGGTGTAACTTTATATTCAGAAGAGTTACATAATAATAAATCTGTTTGTCCAAATTGTAATTACCACTATAGAATATCTGCTAGGCATAGATTAAATATATTCTTTGATAGAGATAGCTCAAAAGAGCATTTTGCTAATATTACTCCTGTCGATATGCTTAAATTCAAAGATACTAAGACATATAAAGATAGACTATCACAAGCACAGAAGAAGACAGAAGAGCAAGATGCTCTAGTAGTTATGGAAGGAACTGTAAAAGGTTTTCCAGTAGTTGCTGCAGCATTTAATTTTATGTTTTTAGGTGGATCTATGGGATCTGTTGTTGGTGAGAAGTTTGTTCGCGGTGTTAAACTTGCTATGGAGAAAAAAGTACCATTTATCTGTTTTACAGCAAGTGGTGGTGCTAGAATGCAAGAATCTTTATACTCATTGATGCAAATGACTAAAACAAGTGCAGCTCTTCAAAAATTAGCAGAAGCTAAGTTACCATACTTAGTTGTGCTTACTGACCCAACTACTGGTGGGGTTTCAGCATCTTTAGCAATGCTTGGGGATGTTCATTTAGCAGAGCCTAAGGCTCTGATTGGTTTTGCAGGTCCTAGAGTAATTGAACAAACTGTTAGAGAGAAGTTGCCAGAAGGCTTCCAAAGAAGTGAGTTTTTGGTTGAAAAAGGTATGGTTGATATGATTGTAGATCGTAGAAACCTAAGAAGTGAAGTTGCTAAGCTTATTGATAAACTTATGCCAAACCTTACAAAAATAAACTATTCTCAATCTTTAGAGTATAAATCTGAAGAAGAGCAACAAGCTTAA
- a CDS encoding bifunctional folylpolyglutamate synthase/dihydrofolate synthase yields MSVEIKIAKMMAKSDALPCNFHDLLFILDKFNFAKKFQVITIAGTNGKGTTVAMLEELLIANNKSVLSHTSPHVFSFNERISLDKKPICESILLELLERLEELASEYRLSYYQIAFLCACMYSQRVKVDYLLLEVGIGGRLDAANIIDPDITAITNIDFDHCEILGDTLDKIGVEKAGISRKGIPLFLGSHMPKSVYHYANIAGAIIYEDKYEYSCEQCFTHSYNIAMGIAEYLFNRMKISYIPNLEHIRANARFMTLKSDIQNNSYVIVDVAHNPASVKHLFDLLNSKFANRDIRYEAVFGILASKDIKEVLNIAKKYVYKWDVIDLKYLDSRATDINKIKQEFKDQEIVKVEFNKDLSSVYLSKKDTVTVVFGSFVLAGEFIKEYEKHKN; encoded by the coding sequence ATGAGTGTCGAAATTAAAATAGCTAAAATGATGGCTAAGAGTGATGCTCTACCTTGTAATTTTCATGACTTATTATTTATTCTTGATAAATTTAATTTTGCAAAAAAATTTCAAGTAATAACTATTGCTGGTACTAATGGTAAAGGTACAACTGTTGCAATGTTAGAGGAGCTCTTGATCGCAAATAATAAGAGCGTCTTAAGTCATACATCTCCACATGTTTTTAGCTTTAATGAAAGAATTTCTTTAGATAAAAAACCTATTTGTGAAAGTATTCTTTTAGAACTTTTGGAAAGGTTAGAGGAATTAGCTTCTGAATATAGGCTCTCATATTATCAAATAGCATTTCTATGTGCTTGTATGTATTCTCAAAGGGTAAAAGTGGATTATCTGCTTTTAGAGGTAGGTATCGGTGGACGGTTGGATGCAGCTAATATTATAGATCCAGATATAACAGCTATTACAAATATTGATTTTGATCATTGTGAAATACTTGGAGATACTTTGGATAAAATCGGTGTCGAAAAGGCAGGTATATCAAGAAAAGGAATTCCTCTTTTTTTAGGGTCTCATATGCCAAAAAGTGTTTATCATTATGCGAATATAGCTGGAGCTATAATTTATGAAGATAAATATGAATATAGTTGTGAACAGTGTTTCACACATAGCTATAATATCGCGATGGGAATAGCAGAATATCTTTTTAATAGAATGAAAATTTCTTATATCCCAAACCTTGAACATATAAGAGCAAATGCAAGATTTATGACATTAAAAAGTGATATACAAAATAATAGTTATGTTATCGTTGATGTAGCTCATAACCCAGCATCTGTGAAGCACCTATTTGATCTTCTAAATAGTAAGTTTGCGAATAGGGATATTCGTTATGAAGCAGTTTTTGGTATTCTTGCTAGTAAAGATATCAAAGAAGTTTTAAATATAGCAAAAAAATATGTTTATAAATGGGATGTCATAGATCTAAAATATCTTGACTCAAGAGCAACTGATATAAATAAAATAAAGCAAGAATTTAAAGATCAGGAAATTGTAAAAGTAGAATTTAATAAAGATTTGAGTAGTGTATATTTATCAAAAAAAGATACAGTTACAGTTGTTTTTGGGTCTTTTGTCTTAGCTGGAGAGTTTATAAAAGAGTATGAAAAGCATAAAAATTGA
- the tsaE gene encoding tRNA (adenosine(37)-N6)-threonylcarbamoyltransferase complex ATPase subunit type 1 TsaE, which yields MKSIKIENEDQMYQAAAEYAEQLKAGQMIFLYGDLGAGKTTFVKGVLKALGYQGNVKSPTYTLVESYEFEDFNIYHFDLYRLADPEELEWIGVRDYFNQDSICFVEWPEKGKGILPTNSNKIHIKYLPEGRQIEFS from the coding sequence ATGAAAAGCATAAAAATTGAAAATGAAGATCAAATGTATCAGGCTGCAGCAGAGTATGCTGAGCAGTTAAAAGCTGGACAGATGATTTTTTTATATGGAGATTTAGGTGCTGGTAAAACTACCTTTGTTAAAGGTGTATTGAAAGCTCTAGGATATCAAGGAAATGTTAAAAGCCCAACCTATACTCTTGTTGAAAGTTATGAGTTTGAGGATTTTAATATTTATCATTTTGACTTATATCGTTTAGCAGACCCTGAAGAACTAGAATGGATAGGTGTACGAGACTATTTTAATCAAGATAGTATATGTTTTGTAGAATGGCCAGAGAAGGGGAAAGGGATTTTGCCAACTAATTCAAATAAAATACACATAAAATATCTTCCCGAAGGACGTCAGATAGAATTTTCCTAA
- the ndk gene encoding nucleoside-diphosphate kinase, giving the protein MSKQRTLSIIKPDAVEKNVIGEIYSRFEKAGLKIVASKMKHLSRAEAEGFYAVHKDRPFFSALVEFMISGPVMIQVLEGENAIAKNRELMGATNPKEAEAGTIRADFADSIDANAVHGSDAEETAAQEIRYFFSDIEIF; this is encoded by the coding sequence ATGAGTAAACAAAGAACTTTATCTATAATTAAACCTGATGCTGTTGAAAAAAATGTAATCGGTGAAATATATAGTCGTTTTGAAAAAGCTGGTCTGAAAATTGTGGCTTCTAAAATGAAGCATTTATCAAGAGCAGAAGCGGAAGGTTTTTATGCGGTACATAAAGATAGACCATTTTTTAGCGCATTAGTTGAGTTCATGATTTCTGGACCTGTGATGATTCAGGTTTTAGAAGGTGAAAATGCTATTGCTAAAAACCGTGAGCTAATGGGTGCCACAAACCCTAAAGAAGCAGAAGCTGGTACAATTAGAGCTGATTTTGCTGATAGTATAGATGCAAATGCTGTACATGGTTCAGATGCAGAAGAGACTGCAGCACAAGAGATTAGATATTTCTTTAGTGACATAGAAATTTTTTAA
- a CDS encoding tetratricopeptide repeat protein, whose amino-acid sequence MTARFLVAFLLALFFNSAYATLEECYHKGLDKDYEKVLELCKPYLKTDARATGLLAEAHIQLDQGDKVALEDAQWAVDFYEKNGAPTDPEGLKAYSYLVYLIGELYFFGSDDVKVDQQKGLDYIIKSANLGYSVAQNQLGNFYVRSGKVPGANFAKAFKWYKLAIANGSLDARNAFLVRNEQSFIAKYPYCISQGKTLIGDAYFNGQAGLPKDIDMAIEWYNKAYSIDDHIAPVEVSLARAYIAKGDKKTAYKYTREAITQPYAPAFVVMSELTDNDVAKYAYLSEAIALFKNPELSYWSQFNEYCQLDISDKGLKDAQEKLSKIKLTKEEVEIANSEEDSLRSHWQSIQAAQDMA is encoded by the coding sequence ATGACAGCTAGGTTTTTAGTGGCTTTTCTATTGGCGTTATTTTTTAACTCAGCGTATGCGACTTTAGAAGAGTGTTATCATAAGGGTCTTGATAAAGACTATGAGAAAGTACTTGAGTTATGTAAACCTTATCTTAAGACAGATGCTCGTGCAACTGGTTTGCTGGCTGAAGCTCATATCCAACTTGATCAAGGTGATAAAGTAGCTTTAGAAGATGCTCAGTGGGCAGTAGATTTTTATGAGAAAAATGGTGCCCCAACAGATCCTGAAGGACTTAAAGCGTATTCTTATCTGGTATATTTGATAGGCGAATTATATTTTTTTGGATCTGATGATGTTAAGGTAGATCAACAGAAAGGGTTAGACTATATTATAAAATCGGCTAATTTGGGATATTCTGTTGCTCAAAATCAGCTTGGTAATTTCTATGTTAGATCAGGAAAAGTTCCTGGAGCAAACTTTGCGAAAGCTTTTAAATGGTATAAGTTAGCTATAGCAAATGGAAGTTTAGATGCTCGGAATGCGTTTTTAGTAAGAAATGAGCAGAGTTTCATTGCTAAATATCCATATTGTATATCTCAAGGTAAAACATTAATTGGAGATGCTTATTTTAATGGTCAAGCAGGATTACCTAAAGACATTGATATGGCTATAGAATGGTATAATAAAGCTTATAGTATAGATGATCATATTGCTCCTGTTGAGGTTAGCTTAGCTAGGGCATATATTGCCAAAGGCGATAAGAAAACGGCTTATAAGTATACTCGTGAGGCTATAACGCAGCCTTATGCTCCAGCATTTGTGGTAATGTCTGAATTAACAGATAATGATGTAGCAAAATATGCTTACTTATCAGAAGCTATAGCTTTATTTAAAAATCCAGAGCTTTCATATTGGAGTCAGTTTAATGAATATTGTCAACTGGATATATCTGATAAAGGTCTTAAGGATGCTCAAGAGAAGTTGAGTAAAATTAAGCTTACAAAAGAAGAAGTTGAGATCGCAAATAGTGAAGAAGATAGCTTAAGAAGCCATTGGCAAAGTATTCAAGCAGCTCAAGATATGGCTTAA
- the gshA gene encoding glutamate--cysteine ligase, which produces MSDFKNIKNLRGVERETLRVTKNGSLAKSQHPQNLGHKLTNDSITVDFSESLLELITKPHSSIDGAFEELSNLSAFTLKNMSDDEIILNTSMPLSASESEIQEANFGSSNSGRMKQVYRKGLSARYGKIMQIIAGIHYNFSFDKELIQAKANKENVTTSDVYFGVINNYFEFMWLLPYLFGASPICAKTSVKNKPAYLEDLDDEFYVGKYATSLRMSDLGYTSPAQKDLAISYNDVKSYVKDLVQASDEKFADYEAIGLYNAKGERIQLNESILQIENEYYSAVRPKQIAKRCERPACALYNRGVEYIEVRVLDVDPFVANGISKSTALFVEVMLMTCLEEKSVRYSKNVIKQAKQNLTAVAIDGRNPERKLHKLDNRDEVLLKDYALELFEKVEATAKKMPPEYLEAVLNEKQKVLDISKTPAAKIVEIAKQEGYKNFALEVSKKVSQELRSYQISSEIKSKLQNQVANSVAAEKELATNDNISLDEYINMYYQSSKGCC; this is translated from the coding sequence ATGTCTGATTTTAAAAATATAAAAAACCTTCGAGGTGTAGAAAGAGAGACTCTAAGAGTAACTAAAAATGGTTCTTTAGCAAAATCTCAACATCCTCAAAATTTGGGTCATAAGCTGACTAATGATAGTATTACAGTTGACTTCTCTGAGAGTCTTCTTGAGTTGATAACAAAGCCGCATAGTAGTATAGATGGAGCTTTTGAAGAGCTATCAAACCTTTCTGCTTTTACACTAAAGAATATGTCAGATGATGAAATAATACTTAATACCAGTATGCCTTTGTCAGCAAGTGAGAGTGAAATTCAAGAAGCTAATTTTGGGAGCTCTAATTCTGGCAGGATGAAACAGGTTTACCGTAAAGGTTTATCTGCTCGTTATGGTAAGATTATGCAGATAATAGCAGGTATCCATTATAATTTCTCATTTGATAAAGAGCTAATCCAGGCTAAAGCTAATAAAGAGAATGTTACAACTTCAGATGTGTATTTTGGTGTTATAAATAATTACTTTGAATTTATGTGGTTATTACCATATTTGTTTGGTGCTAGTCCTATATGTGCTAAGACTTCTGTTAAAAATAAACCTGCTTATTTAGAAGATTTGGATGATGAGTTTTATGTAGGTAAATATGCTACAAGTCTTAGAATGAGTGATCTGGGTTATACAAGTCCTGCTCAGAAAGATTTAGCAATATCATATAATGATGTGAAATCTTATGTTAAAGATCTTGTACAAGCATCTGATGAGAAATTTGCTGATTATGAAGCTATTGGATTATATAATGCAAAAGGTGAAAGAATTCAGTTAAATGAAAGTATTTTACAAATAGAGAATGAATACTATAGTGCAGTACGACCAAAACAGATTGCAAAAAGATGTGAAAGGCCAGCTTGTGCTTTATATAATCGGGGTGTTGAGTATATTGAAGTTAGAGTGCTTGACGTAGATCCTTTTGTAGCAAATGGTATCAGTAAATCCACAGCTCTTTTTGTTGAGGTAATGCTTATGACCTGCTTAGAAGAAAAATCTGTAAGATATAGTAAAAATGTTATTAAGCAAGCTAAGCAAAACTTAACAGCAGTCGCTATAGATGGTCGCAATCCAGAGCGTAAACTTCATAAACTGGATAATAGAGATGAAGTATTATTAAAAGATTATGCCCTAGAGTTGTTTGAGAAAGTTGAGGCAACGGCTAAAAAAATGCCACCAGAGTATCTTGAAGCAGTTTTAAATGAAAAACAAAAAGTTCTAGATATATCTAAGACACCAGCAGCTAAGATAGTTGAGATTGCAAAACAGGAAGGCTATAAAAACTTTGCATTAGAAGTGTCTAAAAAGGTCTCACAAGAACTTAGAAGTTACCAAATATCTTCAGAAATAAAATCTAAACTACAAAACCAAGTTGCTAATTCTGTTGCTGCAGAAAAAGAGCTTGCCACAAATGATAATATTTCACTGGATGAATATATCAATATGTATTATCAATCATCTAAAGGGTGCTGTTAG
- the murJ gene encoding murein biosynthesis integral membrane protein MurJ, whose protein sequence is MKKFFSSSLIVSLFLFISKLLGFARDLLLASFFGSGASLQAFLIAFRFPEFMRKVTSSGIFTQIINPYINTNKSSNLNKQFIVTVLTFLAMLMLFITLIAMIFSGFWVDLYAQGFVDDESMLELVRSLFVIMIPYMLFNCVMGLISAVLNSYKRYLISSLLPIILNVVMIVGIVVSPKLNIAIYSVAYSVLVAGVLQLVIGGYSLIKLIGAFRVDKNILLLRNKDARIFLKKLPTAFLGTAILQINALVETFFASFLISGSLAWLYYADRVNQFLYGVFGTAIATVMIPYLLECKLDEQAFIKTLKWIIRFTLVVTIPAIVGLFILAKPIVISLFFYGKFKIEDVNFTYLAMLGYLLSLFCFVIIRVIVSALYAKSKSSVVFYISVVCLITILVLDTLIIQFFKNNTYGFIYLAVVSSGVSLINLLILSLVLCGFNLRSFISIYLPVVTIIRIVISCVCMAMILNLFNLSDSYWIALSMLDRLKHLTLIVFLGLVVYLLVMLVLGGLRSLKTTYL, encoded by the coding sequence ATGAAAAAATTCTTTTCAAGTAGTCTAATCGTTTCTCTTTTTTTATTTATATCCAAGTTGCTTGGATTTGCTCGAGATTTACTATTAGCCAGTTTTTTTGGTAGTGGAGCGTCATTACAGGCATTTTTGATAGCTTTTCGTTTCCCTGAGTTTATGCGTAAGGTAACCTCATCAGGAATCTTTACTCAAATTATAAATCCATATATAAATACTAATAAAAGCTCAAACTTAAATAAGCAATTTATAGTAACAGTCTTAACCTTTTTAGCTATGCTGATGTTGTTTATAACTTTAATAGCTATGATTTTTAGTGGATTCTGGGTGGATCTATATGCTCAGGGCTTTGTTGATGATGAATCTATGCTAGAGCTTGTAAGAAGCTTATTTGTAATAATGATTCCGTATATGTTATTTAATTGTGTGATGGGGCTTATATCGGCCGTATTAAACAGTTATAAGCGCTACTTAATATCATCATTACTACCAATAATTTTGAATGTAGTAATGATAGTAGGAATTGTAGTGTCTCCAAAGCTAAATATAGCTATCTATAGTGTTGCATATAGTGTGTTAGTGGCTGGGGTTCTACAATTGGTGATAGGTGGCTATTCACTTATTAAGCTTATAGGAGCTTTTAGGGTTGATAAAAATATATTATTACTTAGAAATAAAGATGCGAGAATTTTCTTGAAAAAGCTACCTACAGCTTTTTTGGGTACAGCAATTTTACAAATTAATGCTTTAGTTGAGACTTTTTTTGCTTCATTTTTAATATCTGGTAGTTTGGCTTGGTTATACTATGCTGATAGGGTTAATCAGTTTTTATATGGAGTGTTTGGTACAGCCATTGCTACTGTTATGATTCCATATCTATTAGAGTGTAAGCTGGATGAGCAAGCATTTATAAAAACTCTAAAATGGATAATTAGATTTACACTAGTGGTCACGATACCTGCTATTGTGGGCTTATTTATATTGGCAAAACCAATTGTGATTTCATTATTTTTCTATGGAAAGTTTAAAATTGAAGATGTTAATTTTACGTATTTGGCAATGTTGGGGTATCTATTATCATTATTTTGTTTTGTGATAATAAGAGTTATTGTTTCAGCACTCTATGCTAAGAGTAAATCATCTGTAGTGTTTTATATAAGCGTGGTGTGTTTAATTACTATATTAGTACTAGATACATTAATAATACAATTCTTCAAAAACAATACTTATGGCTTTATATATTTAGCTGTAGTAAGTTCAGGTGTATCTTTAATTAATTTGTTGATTTTATCATTAGTGCTTTGTGGTTTTAATTTACGATCTTTTATTAGCATTTATTTACCAGTAGTTACCATTATTCGTATAGTAATTTCTTGTGTGTGTATGGCTATGATATTAAATCTATTTAATTTAAGTGATAGCTATTGGATTGCTCTTTCTATGCTTGATAGACTCAAACATCTAACTTTAATAGTTTTTCTGGGGTTAGTTGTTTACTTATTAGTAATGCTAGTTCTTGGTGGATTAAGATCATTAAAAACTACCTATTTGTAA
- a CDS encoding CTP synthase, with product MNSNTKIIFVTGGVVSSLGKGVTAASLATLLESRGLNVTMMKLDPYINVDPGTMSPLQHGEVFVTEDGAETDLDLGHYERFIRNKMTQANNFTTGRVYQSVLARERKGDYLGATIQVIPHITDEIKRRICTGIADDIDVAIVEIGGTVGDIESQPFLEAIRQLRIELGRNRTLFVHLTLLPYIKVAGELKTKPTQHSVKELRGIGIQADILVCRCEQTFDENEKRKIALFTNVAQDCIFTAEDVATIYEVPLKYHQQGFDSKLVELLNLNTSGADLSEWQSVVETIRNVKNEVTVAMVGKYVSLTEAYKSLNEALYNAGYKKGVKVKIKFVDSGKITESNVASYFEDVNAILVPGGFGSRGAEGKITSIKYARENNVPFLGICLGMQLAVVEYARNVLGLSDAHSSELEPTTTNPVIGLITEWQAEDGAIHQRNKHSDLGGTMRLGGYKCVLKEGSRAREIYQVNEVIERHRHRYEVNNNYVSKLEEAGLIFSGRSEDNNLMELIEIPDHKWFIACQAHPEFTSTPRYGHRLFESYIQAAIENSDK from the coding sequence ATGAATTCAAATACTAAAATAATTTTTGTAACTGGTGGGGTTGTATCTTCACTTGGCAAGGGTGTTACAGCCGCTTCTTTAGCAACTCTTTTAGAAAGTCGTGGTCTAAATGTCACTATGATGAAATTAGATCCTTATATTAATGTTGATCCAGGTACTATGAGTCCTCTTCAACATGGTGAAGTTTTTGTAACAGAAGACGGTGCCGAGACAGATCTTGATTTAGGTCACTATGAGAGATTTATTCGTAACAAAATGACTCAGGCAAATAACTTTACAACAGGTAGGGTTTATCAGTCTGTATTAGCTCGTGAGAGAAAGGGTGATTATTTAGGGGCTACTATTCAGGTGATTCCGCATATTACAGATGAGATAAAAAGACGTATTTGTACAGGAATTGCTGATGATATCGATGTGGCGATTGTGGAGATTGGTGGCACAGTTGGTGATATTGAGTCGCAACCTTTCCTTGAGGCTATTAGACAGCTAAGAATTGAACTTGGTAGAAATAGAACGTTATTTGTACATTTAACACTTCTACCATATATAAAAGTGGCGGGTGAATTAAAAACTAAACCTACTCAACACTCTGTAAAAGAGTTAAGAGGTATTGGTATCCAAGCAGATATCTTAGTTTGTAGGTGTGAGCAAACTTTTGATGAAAATGAAAAACGCAAGATTGCTCTTTTTACAAATGTTGCTCAAGATTGTATTTTTACAGCTGAAGATGTAGCTACTATCTACGAAGTTCCTCTTAAATACCATCAACAGGGGTTTGATTCAAAGCTTGTTGAGCTTCTAAATTTAAACACTAGTGGAGCAGATCTTTCTGAATGGCAGAGTGTCGTTGAGACCATTAGAAATGTGAAAAATGAGGTTACTGTAGCAATGGTTGGTAAATATGTATCTCTTACAGAAGCCTATAAATCATTAAATGAAGCATTATATAATGCAGGTTATAAGAAAGGTGTAAAAGTAAAAATTAAGTTTGTAGATTCTGGAAAAATTACAGAATCTAATGTAGCTTCATATTTTGAAGATGTTAATGCAATCTTAGTGCCAGGAGGTTTTGGTAGTAGAGGAGCAGAAGGTAAGATTACATCTATTAAATATGCCAGAGAGAATAACGTACCATTTTTAGGTATATGTCTTGGGATGCAGTTAGCAGTTGTTGAGTATGCTAGGAATGTTCTTGGTTTGAGTGATGCTCACTCTAGTGAATTAGAACCAACTACAACAAATCCTGTAATAGGGCTAATTACAGAATGGCAAGCTGAAGATGGCGCGATTCATCAAAGAAATAAACATTCTGATCTTGGTGGTACAATGCGTTTAGGTGGATATAAGTGTGTACTTAAAGAAGGCTCTAGAGCTAGAGAGATATATCAAGTGAATGAAGTAATAGAAAGGCATCGTCATAGATATGAAGTAAATAATAACTATGTGAGTAAGCTTGAAGAGGCTGGTCTTATTTTCTCTGGAAGATCTGAAGATAATAATCTGATGGAGCTTATTGAGATCCCTGATCATAAGTGGTTTATTGCTTGCCAGGCGCATCCAGAATTTACATCAACTCCTCGATATGGACATAGATTGTTTGAATCTTATATACAAGCTGCGATAGAAAATTCTGATAAATAA